A window of Mucilaginibacter sp. PAMC 26640 contains these coding sequences:
- a CDS encoding magnesium chelatase encodes MENENFEQRTDLGKLSSAVEKIKATLSKIIVGQQHVIDLVIAGILADGHILIEGVPGVAKTLTAKLIAKAIDAKYSRIQFTPDLMPSDVLGTSVFNPQNGGFEFKRGPVFGNIILIDEINRAPAKTQSALFEVMEERQITIDGHTYKMDEPFIVLATQNPVEQEGTYRLPEAQLDRFLFKIEIKYPTLEDEIAIVTQQHQQKTTDQLNHVAPVLSAADIVALRQQVRSLYVEPKILAFAAQIIHETRSNRSIYLGGSPRASLAVVNAAKAVAAIKGRDFVTPDDIILVAAPVLRHRIMLTPDKEMEGVLPDDVIAQIIQKIEIPR; translated from the coding sequence ATGGAAAATGAAAACTTTGAACAACGGACAGACCTGGGCAAGCTGAGCAGTGCCGTTGAAAAAATAAAGGCCACGCTATCTAAGATCATAGTAGGCCAGCAGCATGTAATAGATTTGGTGATAGCCGGTATTTTGGCCGACGGCCACATCCTGATAGAAGGTGTGCCGGGTGTTGCCAAAACGCTTACGGCTAAATTGATCGCGAAAGCTATCGATGCTAAATACTCACGCATCCAGTTTACGCCGGATCTCATGCCGTCGGATGTTTTAGGTACTTCCGTATTTAACCCGCAAAACGGCGGGTTTGAGTTTAAGCGCGGCCCCGTTTTTGGCAATATCATCCTGATCGATGAGATCAACCGTGCACCGGCAAAAACGCAGTCGGCGCTGTTTGAGGTGATGGAAGAGCGGCAGATCACAATTGATGGGCACACCTATAAAATGGATGAGCCATTTATTGTACTGGCTACCCAAAACCCGGTTGAGCAGGAAGGTACATACCGCTTGCCCGAAGCACAGTTAGATAGGTTCCTGTTTAAAATAGAGATCAAATACCCAACGCTGGAGGATGAGATTGCCATTGTAACGCAACAGCACCAGCAAAAAACCACCGATCAGCTCAATCATGTAGCGCCTGTTTTAAGTGCTGCAGATATTGTGGCGCTACGGCAGCAGGTGCGGTCGCTATATGTAGAGCCAAAGATCCTGGCCTTTGCTGCGCAGATCATCCACGAAACGCGTAGTAACAGGTCGATATATTTGGGAGGTTCGCCGCGAGCATCATTAGCCGTTGTTAATGCTGCCAAAGCCGTTGCCGCTATAAAAGGGCGCGACTTCGTAACACCCGATGATATTATTTTAGTGGCCGCCCCGGTATTGCGACACCGTATTATGCTTACGCCGGATAAAGAAATGGAAGGCGTATTGCCTGATGATGTGATAGCGCAGATCATCCAAAAAATTGAGATCCCACGATAA
- a CDS encoding fatty acid desaturase → MHFFEEKRKEVMSHIEQYMLEKMFEYLKPIDTIWQPSDFLPDASRSTFFSEIKELQESAKGLSYDLIAVLIGDTITEEALPTYESWLTMVEGVSQNEEGGWMKWTRHWTAEENRHGDLLNKYLYLSGRVNMRMMEVSTQYLIADGFDIGTGRDPYRNFIYTSFQELATNVSHRRVASQAKKDGDTLLSKMCGVIAGDEARHAKAYKYFIEKIFEVDPNEAMLAFEDMMRKKIVMPAHFLREVGLKIGQTFGHFTDAAERLGIYTALDYVDILKELIEDWHIESATGLEANGEKARDYIMNLPNRLLRVAERMKNPMLEYKFSWING, encoded by the coding sequence ATGCACTTTTTTGAAGAAAAACGTAAAGAGGTTATGTCACATATCGAGCAGTATATGCTTGAAAAAATGTTTGAATACCTCAAACCTATCGATACCATATGGCAGCCGTCAGACTTTTTGCCTGATGCATCCCGATCGACGTTTTTCAGCGAGATAAAAGAACTTCAGGAAAGTGCCAAGGGCCTTTCTTATGATTTAATTGCAGTACTTATCGGCGACACCATTACTGAGGAGGCTTTGCCGACTTACGAATCATGGTTAACAATGGTTGAAGGTGTATCGCAAAACGAAGAAGGTGGCTGGATGAAATGGACCCGCCATTGGACTGCCGAGGAAAACCGCCACGGCGATCTGTTAAATAAATACCTTTATCTGTCTGGCCGCGTAAACATGCGGATGATGGAGGTAAGCACCCAGTACCTGATAGCAGATGGGTTTGATATTGGCACCGGCCGTGATCCATACCGCAATTTTATATACACGTCTTTTCAGGAGTTAGCTACTAACGTATCTCACCGCAGGGTGGCATCGCAGGCTAAAAAAGATGGTGATACGCTATTGTCTAAAATGTGCGGTGTTATTGCCGGAGATGAGGCCCGCCACGCTAAAGCCTATAAATATTTTATCGAAAAAATATTTGAAGTGGACCCTAACGAGGCCATGCTTGCCTTTGAGGACATGATGCGTAAAAAAATTGTAATGCCGGCTCACTTCCTGCGCGAAGTAGGTTTAAAAATAGGCCAAACCTTCGGCCACTTTACCGATGCTGCCGAGCGCCTGGGTATTTATACCGCTTTAGATTACGTAGATATCTTAAAAGAACTGATAGAAGACTGGCATATTGAAAGCGCCACCGGCCTGGAAGCAAACGGCGAAAAAGCGCGTGATTACATCATGAATTTACCAAACCGTTTACTGCGGGTTGCAGAACGGATGAAAAACCCAATGCTGGAATATAAGTTTAGCTGGATAAACGGGTAA
- a CDS encoding acid phosphatase, translated as MKRRDFVKQTTLTTLGASLIAPLSALAGPAVTHLDSDDLSPSASLKNGYPLNFLAIGDWGRNGEFDQTEVAKQMGLWAATNPNNFVISVGDNFYPLGVISENDPLWHYSFESIYTAHSLQCDWYPILGNHDYGADPDAQIRYGKISRRWKMPARYYTKEVALAKDAKALFVMIDTDPFLFESKKDYVAEQMAWLNNTLANATADVKWKIVVGHHPYYTVGPRMKNYDTLTLRKAMTDVFEKHKVDVYLSGHDHSLQHLKPDGYTHQFISGAGSELTPVTTGIPYSRFAASEHGFMYFSVSANSFKVSAINMAGKVLYETELKK; from the coding sequence ATGAAACGCAGAGATTTTGTAAAGCAAACCACCCTAACTACCCTTGGCGCATCGTTAATAGCACCGCTCAGCGCACTAGCCGGCCCCGCAGTTACTCATCTCGATAGTGACGACCTTTCGCCCAGTGCATCGCTTAAAAACGGCTACCCTTTAAATTTCCTGGCTATTGGAGATTGGGGCCGCAATGGCGAATTCGACCAAACAGAGGTGGCCAAACAAATGGGCTTATGGGCAGCTACTAATCCTAACAATTTTGTAATCTCTGTGGGTGACAATTTTTATCCGCTAGGGGTGATAAGCGAGAATGACCCGTTGTGGCATTACTCTTTTGAAAGCATCTATACAGCGCACTCCCTGCAATGCGACTGGTACCCCATATTAGGCAATCATGATTATGGCGCTGACCCCGATGCACAAATCCGCTACGGCAAAATAAGCCGCCGGTGGAAAATGCCTGCACGCTATTACACCAAAGAAGTGGCCCTGGCAAAAGATGCCAAAGCTTTGTTTGTAATGATCGATACCGACCCCTTTCTTTTTGAGAGCAAGAAGGATTACGTGGCCGAACAGATGGCCTGGCTCAACAACACCCTTGCCAATGCAACTGCCGATGTAAAATGGAAAATTGTGGTTGGGCACCACCCCTATTATACCGTTGGCCCGCGTATGAAAAATTATGATACGCTAACTTTGCGCAAAGCTATGACCGATGTTTTTGAAAAGCACAAAGTAGATGTTTACCTCTCCGGGCATGATCATTCCCTGCAGCACCTTAAACCGGATGGTTATACGCACCAGTTTATATCCGGTGCAGGTTCTGAACTTACTCCTGTCACTACCGGAATTCCGTACAGCCGCTTCGCAGCATCAGAACATGGCTTTATGTACTTTTCAGTAAGTGCTAATAGCTTTAAAGTAAGTGCGATTAACATGGCGGGCAAGGTGCTGTATGAAACGGAGCTTAAGAAGTAA
- a CDS encoding serine acetyltransferase has protein sequence MNDDFYRHLFEKPNHNKNVPPNKAIAHWALNVIGLLYPEVANNGFADPQELKTYALGLQRELREIICLATGCASGVADPLSERFFDELPELYRTLNTDIQSIYEGDPAAHNEFEVVRTYPGFFAICFYRMAHILSDYGVPLVPRILTEYAHSKTGIDIHPAAQIGEYFYIDHGTGIVIGETTVIGNHVKLYQGVTLGALSVHKHHAGSKRHPTVEDHVVIYSGATILGGDTVIGHDCTIGGNVWLTQSIAPYSTVYHSPNINVRTLNELL, from the coding sequence ATGAATGATGATTTTTACCGGCATTTATTTGAGAAGCCAAATCATAATAAGAACGTTCCGCCTAATAAAGCAATAGCACATTGGGCGCTGAATGTTATAGGCTTGTTGTATCCGGAGGTTGCCAACAATGGCTTTGCAGATCCGCAGGAACTTAAGACCTATGCGCTTGGCTTGCAAAGAGAGCTGCGCGAAATAATTTGCCTGGCAACGGGTTGTGCATCTGGTGTTGCCGATCCGCTGTCAGAACGTTTTTTCGATGAACTTCCCGAACTCTATCGTACATTAAATACCGATATCCAGTCGATTTATGAAGGTGATCCCGCTGCGCATAACGAATTTGAGGTTGTGCGCACCTATCCGGGTTTTTTCGCCATTTGCTTTTACCGTATGGCGCATATCTTGTCTGACTATGGCGTACCGTTGGTTCCGCGCATATTAACGGAATATGCCCACTCCAAAACCGGTATTGATATTCATCCCGCTGCTCAAATTGGCGAGTATTTTTATATCGATCATGGTACCGGGATCGTTATCGGTGAAACTACCGTTATTGGCAACCATGTAAAGCTTTACCAGGGTGTTACGCTTGGGGCGCTGAGCGTTCATAAGCATCATGCAGGTAGCAAGCGGCACCCAACGGTGGAAGATCATGTGGTGATCTACTCCGGGGCCACCATTTTGGGCGGTGATACTGTGATCGGGCATGATTGTACCATTGGCGGTAATGTTTGGCTTACGCAAAGCATAGCGCCATACTCTACCGTTTACCACTCACCAAATATTAACGTGCGTACCCTCAACGAACTTTTATAG
- the cysM gene encoding cysteine synthase (catalyzes the formation of cysteine from 3-O-acetyl-L-serine and hydrogen sulfide): protein MAGIIDLIGNTPLAELTKLNPNPNVRIFAKLEGNNPGGSVKDRASLNMIRSAIERGEIKPGMKLVEATSGNTGIALAMIAALFDLEIELVMPSNSTRERKVTMEAFGAKVTLLESIEACRDYADERGLSGEYYVLNQFANSDNYMAHYKTTGPEIWRDTAGGVTHFVSSMGTTGTIMGCSKYLKEMNPEIQIVGCQPTEGSSIPGIRRWPQEYLPKIFDPSRVDRIMDIDQAVATEMSRKMARVEGLFAGMSSGGACSAALKLAEELESGTIVFIACDRGDRYLSSDLFG, encoded by the coding sequence ATGGCAGGCATTATAGATCTAATTGGAAATACGCCGCTGGCGGAGCTTACCAAACTAAACCCCAACCCCAACGTGCGGATTTTTGCCAAACTGGAGGGCAATAATCCAGGCGGCAGTGTTAAAGACCGCGCATCGCTGAATATGATCAGGAGTGCGATAGAGCGCGGAGAAATTAAGCCCGGGATGAAACTGGTAGAAGCCACCAGCGGTAACACCGGAATAGCCCTGGCGATGATAGCTGCTCTATTTGATTTGGAAATTGAACTGGTTATGCCATCAAATTCAACCCGGGAGCGTAAGGTTACCATGGAAGCGTTTGGCGCTAAGGTTACCTTGCTGGAAAGTATAGAAGCCTGCAGGGATTATGCAGATGAAAGAGGGCTATCGGGCGAATATTATGTGCTGAACCAGTTTGCCAACAGTGATAACTATATGGCGCACTATAAAACTACTGGTCCGGAAATTTGGCGCGATACTGCAGGTGGCGTTACCCACTTTGTAAGCTCAATGGGGACTACCGGTACCATTATGGGCTGCTCAAAATATTTAAAGGAGATGAATCCGGAGATCCAGATTGTTGGTTGCCAGCCAACCGAGGGCTCTTCTATCCCCGGCATCCGCCGCTGGCCTCAGGAATATCTCCCAAAGATCTTCGACCCAAGCCGGGTAGACCGGATAATGGATATCGACCAGGCCGTTGCTACCGAAATGAGCCGCAAAATGGCCCGTGTAGAGGGTTTGTTTGCGGGCATGAGTAGTGGCGGGGCATGTTCTGCGGCGCTGAAACTTGCGGAAGAACTGGAGAGCGGCACCATCGTGTTTATTGCCTGCGACAGGGGCGACAGGTATTTAAGCAGCGATTTGTTTGGATGA
- a CDS encoding aldo/keto reductase has protein sequence MNYKLLGRSGLKVSELCLGTMGFGTEGGWGADASTSFEIMDAYASEGGNFLDTANVYKLGTSEKIIGDYISHHDRDYFVLASKYTLKDNTTNPNASGNNRKNMMRSVEESLKRLKTDFLDVLYLHIWDDLTPIDEVLRGMDDLIKQGKITYAAISDTPAWIVAKGNTMAELMGWSQFIALQVEYSLLARTPERELIPMAKHFGMTVTPWAPLAGGALTGKYLKGDKGRIKPESNRLNERAEKITRVVMEIAEELGVSESHVALQWTMSKGFSCIPIVGATKVDQLKDNLKTVDVKLSKEQIRKLDEASKIELGFPGDFFNEDAVKMNSFGGYYDRVEKR, from the coding sequence ATGAATTACAAATTATTAGGAAGATCGGGCTTGAAAGTTTCTGAACTTTGCCTTGGCACTATGGGTTTCGGAACCGAAGGCGGTTGGGGCGCAGACGCCTCCACCAGTTTCGAAATTATGGATGCATATGCTAGTGAAGGCGGTAATTTCCTGGACACTGCAAATGTTTACAAATTGGGCACCAGCGAAAAGATCATTGGCGATTATATTAGCCACCACGACCGCGATTATTTTGTTCTTGCCAGCAAGTACACGTTAAAAGATAATACCACCAACCCTAATGCCAGCGGCAATAACCGCAAAAACATGATGCGTAGTGTGGAAGAAAGTTTAAAACGCCTCAAAACAGATTTTCTGGACGTTTTGTACCTGCATATATGGGACGATCTTACCCCGATTGATGAAGTACTTCGCGGAATGGACGATCTGATCAAACAGGGCAAGATCACCTATGCCGCTATAAGCGATACACCTGCCTGGATAGTAGCAAAAGGCAATACAATGGCCGAGTTAATGGGCTGGAGCCAATTTATTGCCCTGCAAGTAGAATATAGCCTGCTGGCCCGTACACCGGAGCGCGAACTGATCCCGATGGCCAAACACTTCGGAATGACGGTTACACCATGGGCACCCTTAGCGGGCGGCGCACTAACCGGCAAATATCTCAAAGGCGATAAAGGCCGGATAAAACCGGAAAGCAACCGCTTGAATGAGCGCGCAGAAAAGATTACCCGGGTGGTGATGGAGATTGCAGAAGAACTGGGTGTTTCAGAAAGTCATGTGGCACTGCAATGGACCATGAGTAAAGGCTTCAGCTGTATTCCTATCGTAGGTGCTACCAAGGTGGACCAGCTAAAAGACAATTTGAAAACGGTTGACGTGAAACTGAGCAAGGAGCAGATCCGGAAATTGGATGAAGCCAGCAAGATAGAACTGGGCTTTCCCGGCGACTTCTTTAACGAAGATGCCGTTAAGATGAACTCGTTCGGCGGATATTATGACAGGGTGGAAAAGCGGTAA
- a CDS encoding L-serine ammonia-lyase — MQREQISVFDMFKIGIGPSSSHTLGPWRAAQQFVQLLQEQDVLTLVAEVKVLLYGSLAKTGRGHGTDIAILLGLSGDDPVTFAVDQINTKIGQINSRRKLHLGGVQEISFQFDEDMLFLYTESLPFHPNAVTFQAFLNNGEGVSATYYSIGGGFVVKEGGQSHPKAEVDLPFPVDTAGDLLHWCLKTGLKISEVVAENELAWRSEAETRNGVLQIFNVMTECMYRGSHTPGNLPGGLNVGRRASKLNQRLLGNRTYSNYTEWVAAIRETGSSFQNILDWVSCFALAVNEENASFGRVVTAPTNGAAGVIPAVLQYFICFCDGYDEDSIMQFMLTASEVGSIFKKGATISAAMGGCQAEIGVSSAMAAAALTEVLGGSQRQVLMAAEIAMEHHLGLTCDPIGGLVQVPCIERNTMGAIKAITATQLALQSNPDKAKVSLDAVVRTMWQTALDMNSKYKETSDGGLAINIPISLPEC, encoded by the coding sequence ATGCAAAGAGAGCAAATTTCGGTTTTTGATATGTTTAAGATAGGCATTGGCCCATCGAGTTCGCATACGCTTGGCCCCTGGCGGGCCGCCCAGCAGTTTGTGCAGCTTTTACAGGAGCAAGACGTATTAACGCTTGTTGCCGAAGTAAAGGTTTTGCTTTACGGCTCGCTGGCAAAAACCGGCCGCGGCCATGGCACCGATATCGCTATCCTGCTTGGCCTGAGCGGTGACGACCCCGTAACCTTTGCTGTGGACCAGATAAATACCAAAATTGGGCAGATCAATTCCAGGCGCAAACTGCACTTAGGAGGGGTGCAAGAGATCAGCTTTCAATTTGATGAGGATATGCTGTTCCTGTACACCGAAAGCCTTCCTTTTCATCCAAATGCCGTCACCTTCCAGGCTTTTTTAAACAATGGCGAAGGCGTATCGGCTACGTATTATTCCATTGGTGGCGGGTTCGTCGTAAAAGAGGGTGGCCAAAGTCATCCTAAAGCAGAGGTAGATCTTCCCTTCCCGGTAGATACGGCCGGAGATCTTTTACATTGGTGCCTTAAAACGGGACTCAAAATTTCGGAAGTGGTAGCCGAGAACGAACTGGCCTGGCGAAGCGAAGCTGAAACACGCAACGGTGTGCTGCAAATATTCAACGTGATGACCGAATGCATGTATCGCGGCAGCCATACCCCCGGCAACCTCCCAGGCGGCCTAAATGTTGGCCGCCGTGCATCCAAATTAAATCAACGCCTGTTGGGCAACCGTACCTATAGCAACTATACCGAGTGGGTGGCTGCTATCCGGGAAACCGGCAGCAGTTTCCAGAATATTTTAGATTGGGTAAGCTGCTTTGCACTTGCCGTTAACGAGGAAAATGCCAGCTTTGGCAGGGTAGTTACAGCGCCCACCAATGGCGCAGCGGGCGTTATCCCGGCTGTACTGCAATACTTTATTTGCTTTTGCGATGGTTACGACGAGGATAGCATTATGCAGTTTATGCTTACCGCATCAGAGGTTGGCAGCATTTTCAAAAAGGGGGCTACCATATCCGCCGCTATGGGTGGCTGCCAGGCAGAGATCGGCGTATCATCAGCCATGGCAGCAGCAGCTTTAACCGAAGTATTGGGTGGCAGCCAGCGCCAGGTATTAATGGCCGCAGAAATTGCGATGGAGCATCACCTCGGCCTTACCTGCGATCCGATAGGCGGGTTAGTGCAGGTACCCTGCATCGAACGTAATACCATGGGTGCCATCAAAGCAATCACGGCTACGCAGCTAGCCCTGCAAAGCAACCCGGACAAAGCAAAAGTAAGCCTTGATGCGGTGGTACGTACCATGTGGCAAACCGCACTGGATATGAATTCTAAATACAAGGAAACATCCGACGGAGGGTTAGCTATTAATATCCCGATCAGTTTGCCGGAGTGCTAG
- a CDS encoding maltose acetyltransferase, which produces MTQQKTELQKMLDGELYIANDQQLSNMRANARTLMAQYNQMIAEPLEPRVAVLQQLLGKCSTLDIQPPFYCDYGAHIRVGENFFMNFNCVILDCAMVTIGDNFMAGPCVQIYTAYHPVIASERIKGPELAKPITIGDNVWIGGGAIICPGVTIGSNTTIGAGAVVTKDIPDNVFAGGNPCKVIRTL; this is translated from the coding sequence ATGACCCAACAAAAAACCGAACTCCAAAAAATGCTTGACGGCGAACTTTACATCGCCAACGATCAGCAGCTAAGCAACATGCGTGCAAATGCCCGTACGTTAATGGCGCAATACAACCAAATGATAGCCGAGCCACTGGAACCTCGCGTAGCGGTTTTGCAACAGCTGCTCGGTAAATGCAGCACGCTGGATATTCAGCCACCCTTTTATTGTGATTATGGCGCGCACATCCGTGTGGGCGAAAACTTCTTTATGAACTTCAATTGCGTGATACTGGATTGCGCCATGGTGACCATCGGTGATAATTTTATGGCTGGCCCATGTGTGCAGATCTACACGGCTTATCACCCGGTTATCGCCAGCGAGCGCATCAAAGGTCCGGAACTGGCCAAACCCATTACTATTGGCGATAACGTTTGGATAGGCGGCGGTGCTATCATTTGCCCCGGCGTAACTATTGGCAGTAATACCACTATTGGTGCGGGTGCGGTAGTAACAAAAGATATCCCGGATAATGTGTTTGCCGGCGGCAATCCCTGCAAGGTGATCCGTACGCTTTAA
- a CDS encoding glycosyl transferase, translated as MTMSIPELLINDGFITANDREKIENFSKESGLSFIKIALTLGYISRKNYERSMINAGYSFAPIREMAYDQAVLDQIDLSFANDHLALPLRIANGKVVTIMASPDDELFKDFIKFTYDMEPEIIIASDLDITWLSNKLIGDKYLKSAVFELMKRDPESSAVVTFSSSQLVFTFILIGLVAIGMVLSFKNTSIIINVIISSFFLVAIIFKLFLALVGSRFELHQAVTKDELKLVVDDELPIYTILLPVYKEDKLIKKLIWNLQAIDYPRHRLDVKLLIEEDDDQTLNAVRNLDFPAIFEVIIVPFHMPKTKPKACNYGLHFARGKYLTIYDAEDIPDTDQLKKVVSLFGKLPEEYVCVQSALNYFNRNENFLTRMFTLEYSYWFDYMLPGLDTLDIPIPLGGTSNHFKLDELVELGAWDPFNVTEDADLGVRAYAKGYKIAIINSTTYEEANNEPFNWIRQRSRWIKGYMQTYLVHMRNPAKLVREIGWKGFLGFNFFIGATPVIFLVYPLLLTFFICYIIFDLSSIRTLFPDWVLFMSIFNLMVGNILMIYVNMMAVFKRRYYELILFAIANPIYWLMHSIAAYKGLWQLITNPFYWEKTNHGLSKVNNPTNVIK; from the coding sequence ATGACGATGTCTATTCCTGAGTTGTTGATTAATGACGGGTTTATTACTGCCAACGACCGTGAAAAAATTGAAAATTTTTCAAAGGAATCCGGCCTCTCATTTATCAAGATAGCGCTTACTTTAGGCTATATATCCCGCAAAAATTACGAGCGATCGATGATTAATGCGGGATATTCCTTCGCGCCTATCAGGGAGATGGCATATGATCAGGCTGTTTTAGATCAAATTGATCTGAGCTTTGCTAATGATCACCTCGCCCTGCCTTTGCGGATAGCTAACGGTAAGGTGGTAACCATAATGGCCAGCCCCGACGATGAGCTGTTTAAAGACTTCATAAAGTTTACCTACGATATGGAGCCCGAGATCATTATTGCCTCTGATTTGGATATTACCTGGTTAAGCAATAAGCTCATTGGTGATAAGTATCTTAAATCGGCCGTGTTTGAATTGATGAAACGCGATCCGGAAAGTTCTGCAGTGGTTACGTTCTCCTCCTCTCAGCTTGTATTTACCTTTATATTAATAGGCCTGGTAGCGATAGGTATGGTGTTGAGTTTTAAAAATACCTCTATCATTATTAACGTTATCATCAGTTCATTTTTCCTGGTAGCTATCATTTTCAAGCTTTTTTTAGCACTGGTAGGGTCGAGGTTTGAGCTGCACCAGGCAGTAACTAAGGATGAGTTGAAATTGGTTGTTGATGATGAACTGCCAATTTACACGATCCTGCTGCCGGTTTACAAGGAAGATAAGCTCATTAAAAAACTGATTTGGAACCTGCAGGCCATTGATTATCCGCGCCACCGCCTGGATGTGAAGTTGCTGATAGAGGAGGATGATGATCAAACATTAAATGCGGTTAGAAACCTGGATTTCCCTGCCATATTTGAAGTGATCATCGTGCCATTTCATATGCCAAAAACCAAACCTAAGGCTTGTAACTACGGCCTGCATTTTGCCCGCGGTAAATACCTTACAATTTATGATGCCGAAGATATTCCAGACACCGATCAGCTTAAAAAAGTGGTGTCCCTGTTTGGTAAATTGCCTGAAGAATACGTTTGTGTACAAAGCGCACTAAATTACTTCAACCGGAACGAAAATTTCCTTACTCGTATGTTTACGCTGGAGTATTCTTATTGGTTTGATTATATGCTCCCCGGGCTGGATACGCTGGATATCCCTATTCCCCTTGGCGGAACAAGTAACCACTTCAAACTAGATGAACTGGTTGAACTAGGGGCATGGGATCCATTTAACGTAACCGAAGATGCCGACCTGGGCGTACGTGCTTATGCAAAAGGGTACAAAATAGCCATTATCAACTCCACTACTTATGAGGAGGCAAATAACGAGCCTTTCAACTGGATCCGCCAACGTTCCCGCTGGATCAAGGGTTACATGCAAACTTACCTGGTTCATATGCGCAACCCGGCCAAGCTGGTGCGTGAAATTGGCTGGAAAGGCTTCCTGGGGTTTAACTTCTTTATCGGCGCTACACCGGTAATATTTTTGGTTTATCCGCTGCTGCTTACCTTTTTCATCTGCTATATCATCTTTGATCTTTCCAGCATTCGCACCCTTTTTCCGGATTGGGTGTTGTTCATGTCTATCTTCAACCTCATGGTAGGCAACATTCTTATGATTTACGTTAATATGATGGCGGTTTTTAAAAGGCGTTATTATGAACTGATTTTGTTTGCTATTGCCAACCCCATCTATTGGTTAATGCACTCCATAGCGGCATACAAAGGATTGTGGCAATTAATTACCAACCCCTTCTACTGGGAAAAAACTAACCACGGCCTAAGCAAAGTGAATAACCCTACAAATGTTATTAAATGA
- a CDS encoding chloroperoxidase, giving the protein MSKITVKDGTEIYYKDWGTGQPIVFHHGWPLSGDDWDGQMMFFLEHGYRVIAHDRRGHGRSTQTAVGNDMDTYAADVAELTEFLDLKDAIHVGHSTGGGEVIRYVAKYGKGRVAKAVLISAVTPTMAKSESNPDGVPMAIFDEIREHTATQRTQYFQDFTIPFYGYNREGAKISQGVKDNWWRQGMMGGIKAHYDCVKAFSETDFTEDLKSVDVPVLVLHGEDDQIVPFELTGAKAVKLVKDGKLISYPGFPHGMPTTEAATINKDLLEFIKG; this is encoded by the coding sequence ATGAGCAAAATCACAGTAAAAGACGGAACCGAAATTTATTACAAAGACTGGGGAACCGGCCAACCCATTGTTTTTCATCACGGCTGGCCATTATCTGGAGATGACTGGGATGGGCAGATGATGTTCTTTCTTGAGCATGGCTACCGGGTTATAGCACATGACCGCCGGGGCCACGGCAGATCTACCCAAACTGCGGTTGGCAACGATATGGACACCTACGCTGCTGATGTAGCCGAACTGACTGAGTTTCTGGATCTGAAAGACGCCATACACGTTGGCCATTCAACCGGCGGCGGTGAAGTGATTCGTTATGTTGCCAAATACGGCAAAGGGCGCGTGGCAAAAGCTGTACTCATTAGTGCGGTTACGCCGACAATGGCAAAATCCGAAAGTAATCCGGATGGCGTACCGATGGCAATATTTGATGAGATCCGTGAGCATACTGCAACACAACGCACCCAATACTTTCAAGATTTTACGATTCCTTTTTATGGTTACAACCGCGAGGGTGCAAAAATATCACAGGGCGTAAAAGACAATTGGTGGCGCCAGGGTATGATGGGCGGCATCAAAGCGCACTATGATTGTGTAAAGGCTTTTTCAGAAACCGACTTTACGGAGGATTTAAAAAGCGTAGATGTGCCTGTGCTGGTACTCCATGGGGAAGACGACCAGATAGTACCGTTTGAGCTCACCGGAGCGAAAGCAGTAAAATTGGTTAAGGATGGCAAACTTATTTCATACCCAGGTTTTCCGCACGGCATGCCAACTACTGAAGCTGCTACCATTAATAAAGATCTGCTGGAATTTATAAAAGGATAA